CAGGAGGGACACCAGTTCAGTTCGGCGGCCTGACGCTCGACTAAGCCTTCCTCGCGGAACTGTTTGAACAGCCACTGGTTCCACTGGTAGTACTCCGGCTCGCAGGTGGCGAGCTCCCGGTCCCAGTCGTAGCCAAAGCCCATCTCCGTGAGTTGCTCGCGCATCGAGTCGATGCACTGCATCGTCCAGTCCCGGGGGTTGGTATCCCGTTCCTCGGCGGCGTTCTCCGCCGGCAGGCCGAAGGAGTCCCACCCCATCGGGTGAAGGACACTCTCGCCGCGCAGTCGCTCGAAGCGGGCATACGCGTCCGTGATGGTGTAGTTCCGGACGTGACCCATGTGGAGGCTGCCGGAGGTGTAGGGGAACATCGCCAGAACGTACTCCGGGTCGGTCTCGTCGTCGTCGATACGAAACACGTCGGCCTCGTCCCACGTGCGCTGCCACCGAGGTTCGATCTCTGTGTGATCGAACCCCCGCTCGCGTTCCTCACCGGTCGTGGTCATGATATCGGAACATCCGGTAGCGACCGTGCTATACCTTTCCCTTCGAGGGGCTACTGGGGTCCGGCGTGCGAGCGCCCGGGCGAACAGGCGTGACCCCGGGGAGCCAGTGTACTACAGAACGGGAGCGTCGCCGCAAATCGACAAACCGCCCGCTATGCCTGACAGTCGACGTTTCCGATATCGAACCGAGCGCCGCCCGACTCGCTCTCTGACATGGATATCGTCCAGCCGTGGTCCGCGGCGACCCGGCGGGCGACGTAGAGTCCGAACCCGGTGTTCTCTGCGACAGCGGTGTGACCTGCGTCGAACACGCGTTCCGGCGGGTCGACATCGATACCCGGACCGTCATCGGCGACGAAGAAACCGTCAGCCGTCGTGCCGACGGTGACAGTGACCGACGGACCAGCGTGTTCGAGCGCGTTCTGGAACAGTATCTGGAGCAGTAGCCCGGCGGACTCCTGATCGGCGACAATACGGGTGTCCCCATCGAACGTCAGGCGTGCCTCGCTGTCGGCGAGCGTGTCCCATACTTCCCGGCTGAGACGGGAGAGCCACATGTGTTTTCGCTTCGGGACCTGTTCGATCTCGTCGTGCTGAATCTGGCCATTCGGGTCGCTTGTGGAGAGCTCAACCACGGTATCGATAATCGTAGAGATCTGGGAGAGCGACTCCTCGATTTCGTCGGTCGGACCGTCGCAGTCAGCCAGTCCTTCGAGTTGGCCGTAGGCGATCTGGAGTTCGTTTCGGAGTTCGTGAGACGCCACGAGTGCGACTTTCACCATCCGTTCGTTCTGGCGGCGAAACGCGTGCTCGCGGAGCTTTCGCTCAGTGATATTCTGAGTGTGGCCGACGATTCCCTGAACGTCTCCAGTGGAATCGTACCACGGCATCTTGCGAGTGCGGACGTACGACGCGTCGAGGTCGAGGAACTCCTCCACTTCGATCTGATCTATTTCCTCCTCGATGACGTCCATTTCATCACGCAGGGCCGCTTTCGCGTGTTCATCATCGAGTTCCGGGACTTCGACATCAGTGAGGCCGAGACGGTCTGTCGGCTCGTTGAACCCCCGTCCCATCAGGACGTGTCGGGCCTGCTCGTCTTTCGCGTACAGGTGGTCCGGCAGCTCGTTGAACAGGGAGAGTAACAGTGTCTCCATCGGGGAGGGGAGGCGTCCGGCAACAGTCGGCGGCTCAGCGTCGAGACTGTCTCGGACGGCCTCGGCGACGGCGTCTTCGAGATGTGTCGACGACTCGACGGCCCTCACGTCGAGATTATCCGGGACCGCCGCCGGGTCCGCTCCGGCGACGATGACCGGCAAGTCGGGAAACAGCTTCTTGACGCCGTACGCGATATCGGTTCCGGACTGGCCGTCTGCTGTTTCAGGCAAAACAAGCGCATGGAACGCCGAATAGGTGAGCGTGTCAAAGAGGTCCGTGAGGGACGACAGTTGCGTAATCGAAGCTGCCGTCTCGTCGAGAGCAGATTCGAGAGTGGCCGTATCCAGCCCGTCGGTTGCGACGACGAGAACAGATTTGCTACCCATGATGCGTTCCCGGTGCACACACTGTTGCGTGTGGTGGACTGTCACTGTTTCGGGTGTTTCGAAGGGCAGAATCCACTCAAGACTGCCAGCTTAGCGATGTCACCCGGACGTTTGAGTGGCAGGCGGTCCCGGTTAGCCCAGATCAAAGAAGGTCAACAGGGACTCTGAGACACGGCGTATCGAGCCGATAGCGTCACCCGTGCTCCGACCGGGCGAAGTCGGACAGCACACAAGATTTTTGCCGGACTCTGCAGGTGTCAAGAGTGTATGGTACACTGCCCTGACTGTGACACCTCGCTCGAAACGGCCGACGACATCGAGTTCGTCGAAGTTGATTCGGCAGTCGGATTCATCAAAGCCTCCAAGCGGTTCTACACAGCCAACTGCGCGGCCTGTGGCGTCACTATCGGTAGCGGCGTCGCCGGCGCGAAGTCCAACGGGGGTGCGGCCTGATGGTCCACTGTCCGGAATGTGACGCGGAGATGACCGACCAAGACGACGTGGAGTTCCTCGACATGGACTCGACGACTGGCTTCTTTACCGCCTCAAAACGGTTCTACCTCGTGGCCTGTGGCAACTGCGGGGCCGCCATCGGTAGCGGCGTCGCCGGTGCGATGTAGGTACACCGAGGCCTAGGCTTATACACGTCTCAGTGCAAGAGAAAGTATGTCGAAATCACCTGACGACGACGCGGGGGACAGCGGACGACTGCCGGCGGCGCTCCGGTCGGTCACGCCGGGGACGCGTAGCCGTCCCAACGAGGGCATGGACGTGATCGGCTGGGGGATGCTCGCCGGCCTGCTCGTCTTGCTGGTCCCGCTCCTGCCGTTCATTATCATCGTCTGGGGCATCTCGAAAGTGACCGAGATGCTCACGCCGTCGTCGTAATCAGGAGGTGTCGGTGTCGACAAGCGGGAACGGCGTCCCGTCGCCGGCGGCCCTCGCGTTCTCGTAAACGACGTGTGCGGTTGCGACGTCCTGAATCGCCAGCCCTGTCGAGTCGAAGACGGTAACCCCGTCGTCGTCGGTCCGCCCCGAAAGCGTGCCCGCGACGATGTCGCCGAGTTCACCGTGGAGGTCGTGGTCGGTCAGGACGCCCTCGCCCCACGGGACGTTGATTTCGCCTGAGTGAGTACACTGCTCGTAGTTGTCGATGACGAGTTTCGCGTCCAGCAGCGTTCGTTCGTCGTGTTCCTGCTTGCCGGCGGCGTCGGCACCGATAGCGTTGACGTGCGTGTGCTCACCGAGCCACTCTCGGTCCACGATAGGCGATTCGACAGGCGTAATCGTCGACAACACGTCGCAGCCGGCGGCCGCCTCGATGGTGCCAGCGCGCACGTCGAACCGGTCGGCGAAGGCGTCGACGAACGCCTGCTGTTTCTCCGCGTCCCGGTCGGCGACGACTACTGTCTCGATGTTCCGGACCGACGAGATAGCCGCCAGTTGCGTGGCGGCCTGCGTGCCGGCCCCGACCAGACCAAGAGAGTCGGCGTCGTCGACGGCGAGGTGGTCGGTAGCGACGGCCGCCGCCGCTCCGGTCCGCAGGCGCGTCAGGACAGTGCCATCCATCACTGCCAGCGGGAACGCCGTCTCGGGGTCCGAGTAGATGAGCGTCCCGAGCACAGTCGGCAGGTCGTGGTCGCGAGGGTTGTCCGGATGGACGTTGACCCACTTGACCGCGGCGGCGTCCCACGTCTCCGCGTTGACGTAGGCCGGCATCGACCTGAAGTCGCCGTTGTACTGTGGCAGGTCGATGTAGGACTTGGCCGGCATGATGGTGTTCTCCTTGGCATCGGCGGCGAAGGCCGCAGCAACCGCGTCGATGACGGCCGGCATCGTCGCGTGATCCTCGACCGCATCCGCGCCGAGAAGCAGCGTCTGCATACGATATATTGGTGCTTGCTAGCACTTATACCCCCGCCGTCACAGGGGTTATATCGCCACACGACGAGTCACTGGTATGCGTCGCGGGGTGGCGATTGCCGTGGTCTGTCTCTGTCTGCTGAGCGCCGGGTGTACCGGTCTGTTCGGGGACGAGACGGCCGCCACGGAGACGGTGACACCAGCCCCAGTCCCGACTGCAGACGCGCCAACGAGTCCGGCACAACGCGCCCCGGGCGTCGTCGGCGACCGCGTCGTCAACGCCACCGCGCTCGGCCGTGCCCACGTTAGCCAGCTCTCGACCACTTCGTATCAGGTCCACCACACCAGAACCGTCATGAACGGCAGCGGCCTGCACAGTCGCGTCCGAACCCGTGCCAGCATCAGCGCAGGCTATCAGTCGTACACGGCCACCCGAACGGCATCCGGCCACGGCGTGACACCGCGTGAGATTCACAGCACTTGGCGGGACGGCCGTGCGCTCAGGCGGACGACCGTCAACGGATCAACATCGACGGAAGTTGTCGCGGACAGCCGCGGTATCGGTGGCCCGCCACGCCCCCCGCGGGCCGCGCTGTTCTTCGAACCCACGTTCAACGACCGACTGATTACGTTACTTTCAGTCGTTAACATCACGTCCATTCGCCCCGGCGATGAAGTCATCAAGCAACTGTATGGGGTCTCGCTGTATCGCATCAAGGGAACCGGGGCAGCCGACGACAGCGCGGTTGCCACCCGGTCCGTCGACCGTGTGTCAAACGTCTCCCTCTCGGCGACCGTGACGCCTCACGGCGTCGTCCGAAGCTACGCCCTCCAGTACACGGTCATCAACGGGTCTGAGACCCACCGGGTGACCGAAATTCTCCGCTACAGCGATCTGGGGACGACGGACGTGGTGTTCGAGGACCAACAGCGGACCGAGCGCCATCGAACCCGAACAGCACGCCCTGACTGAACCGAGCGATGCTGGGTGCCGTCGAACCACCCCAAAACGGAAAGAGGCCCCACCCGCTGTCACCAGTCCGTCCCACCAAACGGACCGGGACAGTCGATACTTCGCAGAGATACACCTAACTGTTGCTCCGGTTTCACGTCTCGATATGCGTACTGGGACACACTCACCGCGGTACGAAACCGCAAAAAACCGGACCGCACTCAGTTATTCCTCGTTCGGAGACTTTGCTCCGGTCGACCACCCGACTCACGGGCTTCGCCCGTTCGTCTTTCCGAGGTTCTTCGCGTTGCTCAGAACCTCGCTTGCCTCGCGGCTTCCGCCGCTCGGCCGTGAGGTAGGCCCTCGCTCTTGCTCGGCCCTACCCTACATCATGCCGCCCATGCCGCCACCCATGCCGCCCATGCCGCCGGGGGCGCCACCGGGGCCGCCGGGACCGCCTTCGTCGCCGCCGGAGGTCGAGAGCTCGCCGGCAGCGATGATGTCGTCGATCTTGAGGACCAGGTTCGCGGCCTCTGCAGCCGAGGAAATCGCCTGGCGCTTGGCGTGTGCGGGCTCGACGACGCCGGTGTCGAGCGTGTTCTCGACGTCACCGGAGAAGACGTTCAGGCCGGCGCTGACGTCGCCGTCCTCGTGGGCGGCACGCAGGTCGACCAGCGTGTCGATGCTGTCGAGCCCAGCGTTCTCTGCAAGGGTGCGCGGGATGATCTCCAGCGCGTCGGCGAAGGACTCGATAGCGAGCTGTTCGCGGCCTTCGACGCTGTCGGCGTAGTCGCGGAGTCGGCGGGCGACTTCGACTTCGGGTGCGCCGCCGCCGCCGAGGACGCTGCCGTTGGCAACCGTCGACGCGACGACATCGAGCGCGTCCGTGACGCCGCGTTCGAGTTCGTCGACGACGTGGTCGGTCGAGCCACGGAGCAGGAGGGTCACGCCGTGGGCCTCGTCGCCGCTGCCTTCGACGTAGAACAGGCCTTCGGCGTCGTCGCGGGTGACGGAGCCGTGACCGAGGTCCTCCGCCGTCGCGGAAGCGAGGTCGGACACGACGTTAGCACCCAGAACCTCTTTGAGGAACTCGATGTCGGACTTCTTGGCGCGGCGGACGGCCAGAATGCCCTTCTCGGCGAGGTAGTGCTGGGCCATGTCGTCGATGCCCTTCTGGCAGAAAACGACATCAGCGCCGGTGTCTGCGATCTGGTCGACCATCTGCTTGAGCTGCTGTTCTTCCTTGTCGAGGAAGTTCTGGAGCTGGCTCGGGTCGTCGACGGAGAGCTGGGCGTCGACCTCGGTCTCGTCGAGCTCGATGGCCGTGTCGACGAGCAGGATGTCGGCGTCGTCGGCTTCGGTCGGCATCTCCTCGTGGACCGGGTCCTTGTCGATGACCGCGCCTTCGAGGAGCTCGGAGTTGCCGGCAGAGCTGCCGGTCTGGGTCTCGATGTTGAGGTATTCGAGGTCGGCGATGACGGAGCCGTCCTCGGCCTCGACGGTGACTGCGTTGACCGCGTCGACGATGAGCTGGGCGAGCAGTTCCTTGTTGAGCTCCGCGCCCTTGCCCGTCATCGAGGTTTCGGCGACCTTCTTCAGGAGTTCCTCGTCGTCGGGGTCGACTTCGGTGGCGATGTCGTCGAGTTCGGCCTTGGCCTCTGTGGCGGCCATGTTGAAGCCCTTGATGATGGCCGTTGGATGAATGTCCTGTTCGAGGAGGTCCTCGGCGTTCTTGAGGAGTTCGCCTGCGATGGCGACGGCGGAGGTGGTGCCGTCACCGGCCTCGTCCTCCTGTGTCTCGGCGACCTCGACGATCATCGAGGCTGTCGGGTTGTCGATGTCCATCTCCGTGAGGATGGTGACGCCGTCGTTCGTGACGGTCACGTCGCCCATCGAGGAGACGAGCATCTTGTCCATCCCCTTCGGGCCGAGCGTCGACCGTACTGACTCGGCGACCGCGCGAGCGGCCGAGATGTTGTGTTCCTGTGCAGACTTGTCTTTCATCCGCTGGGAGTCCTCTCCCAGGATGATCATCGGCTGGCCCTGCATCTGGCGTTGGCTCATAATCAAGCGAAGATTGCATGTGGTTCTATATAAAAGTAGGGGTTATAGGGCGCTCGCCAGCCACCTGTTGATCTAGCCAGAACAGGTGAAATCACCCGACTGAGGGAGTACTGTCCGCCAGTAGTGGTAGCTGTTGGCACGCCACATCAGGACGCCGACGACTTGTTTATATATTCATTCGACGGGTTCCGTCCAGTGGACTGTGACCGACCCAACGACGAACGCGTCCTTCGAATCGGGGTTCCGGCGGAACTGAATCGTGTTTTCGCCGACATGGAGTCGCTCGGGCGCAATCGTATCCATCCAGAGCTGCCACCCCTCGCCGGGCGCGATGTCAAACCCCGACAGCGCTTCGTCGTTGACCACGATCTCGTGGTCGAAATCCTCGACATCGTAGACCTGCATCTGCACGTACGGGTCCGCCGGTGACGAGGTCGGGAGGTCGAAGGTAACTGGATCGGTCGAATCACCGGTGTACTCGGCCCAAGGAACGTCGAGCGAATCCGCCGACGGACCGAGGTGCTGCTGGAACTGACAGAGCGCGTAGTTGGCACGACGTGACATACGACTGATGTCACCTGGGGAGTATAAAAATCAGTGGCCAGCCGCACTCGGAGTTCTACCCCGGGCAGTGCCGAGCGGACAGGAGAGCGGAGCGCCTATCAGGGGCCGGCTGTTGCCCTCCGGTATGGACGCTGCGCTTGGCCCGCCCGAGAAGATGGCCGAGCTCGAGGAGGACCTGACGCCGATGATGGCACAGTACTACGAGCTGTGCCGGCAGTACGACGACGCCTTGGTCCTCTTTCAGGTCGGGGACTTCTACGAGGCCTTCTGTGCGGCCGCACAGCGGGTCGCCCGGCTGTGTGAGATTACGCTGACCCAGCGCGAGGACTCGACCGGCGAGTACCCGATGGCCGGCATCCCCATCGACAACGCCGAGTCGTACGTCGAAACCCTGCTCGACGCGGGCTACCGGGTCGCCATCGCCGACCAAGTCGAGGACCCCGACGAGGTCAGCGGCGTGGTCGAACGGGCCGTCACACGAATCGTCACGCCGGGGACGCTGACCGAGAGCGAACTGCTGGGCGGGGCGGACAACAACTACGTCGCCGCCCTGACCGAAGGCGAGCGGTACGGACTGGCGCTGCTCGACGTGTCGACCGGCGACTGCTACGCCACGAGCGTCGGTTCGGAGAGCGCTGTCGCCGACGAACTCAGCCGGTTCGGCCCGGCGGAGGCAATCGTCGGACCGGATGTCGACGTGGACCGGGACGCCGTCTTCGGCCCGGCCTGTCTGGTGACGCGCTACGACGCGGACGCCTTCGACCGGGAGCGCGCCGCGGACCGCGTGGGACAGTACTTCGGCCCGCCGGAACGACTGCTCGCCGGCGACGCGGAAATCCGGGCCTGTGGCGGCCTGTTGGCCTACGCTGAGTACACCCGCGGGAGCAGCGGCGCGGTCGGCCCCGACGGCGAGCCGGTCGACGCAGACGTTGACCCCGCCGGCACGCTCGACTACCTCAATCACCTCACGCGGTACGACCCGCGGGAGTACATGCTGCTCGACGCCGTCGCCGTCGAGAGCCTCGAACTGTTCGAGCGCCGGTCAGTCCGGGGCCACGAGAACCGCACGCTCGTGGATACGGTCGACGAGACGGCGTGTGCGCTGGGGCGGCGGAAACTGACCGACTGGCTCCGCCGACCACTGCTCGACGCGGACCGCATCGAGGCCCGCCACGGCGCGGTCGCCGAACTCCAGCGCGACCCAGCGACCCGCGAGGCGCTTTCGGACCTGCTCGCGGAGGTGTACGACCTCGAACGGCTCATCTCGCGCGTCTCGCGGGGGCGAGCGAACGCGCGAGACCTCCGGTCGCTGGCTGCGACGCTGTCGGTCGTACCCGAGATTCGGAACCAACTCGCCGACGCCGATGCCCGCCTGCTCGCGGACCTGCACGCCACGCTGGACCCGCTGACCGAGACCCGCGAGGAAATCGAAGCGGCGATTCGCCCGGACCCGCCCCAAGAGGTGACCGAGGGCGGCGTCATCCGCGAGGGGTACGACGAGGAACTGGACCGACTGCGCTCGACCGAGCAGTCGGGCAAGGAGTGGATCGACGAGCTGGAAGCGAGCGAGCGCGAGCGAACCGGTATCGACTCGCTGAAGGTCGGCCACACGTCGGTGCATGGCTATTACATCGAGGTGACCAACGCCAACCTCGATTCGGTCCCGGAGGACTACCAGCGCCGCCAGACGCTGAAAAACAGCGAGCGCTACTACACGCCGGAACTCAAGGAACGAGAAGAGGAGATTCTGCGGGCCGAAAGCGCGGCCGACGATCTTGAGTACGACCTGTTCTGTGCGGTCCGGGACGAGGTGGCCGACGAGGCCGAGCGCGTGCAGGCCCTCGCGGACCGGCTCGCCCGCCTCGACGTGCTGGTCTCGTTCGCCGAAGTCGCGGCGCAGTACGACTACTGCCGGCCGACCGTCGGGAGCGACGGCATCGACATCACCGCCGGCCGCCACCCCGTCGTCGAGCGGACAGAGGACGCCTTCGTCCCCAACGACACGCGACTCGGGAGCGGTCCAGTGGCAGAAAGCGGAGACGGAAGCGGCGACGGCGTCGCCGCGGACGATATACAGCCCTTCCTCGCCGTCGTCACCGGCCCGAACATGAGCGGGAAATCGACGTACATGCGTCAGGTCGCACTGATTTGCTTGCTGGCACAGGCCGGCGGCTTCGTTCCCGCGAAGGCGGCCGACCTCCCCATCCTCGACCGCGTGTTCACCCGCGTCGGGGCCAGCGACGACATCGCCGGCGGCCGCTCGACGTTCATGATCGAGATGACCGAACTGGCGACGATTCTGGACGCGGCGACCGCCGACTCGCTGGTCCTGCTGGACGAGGTTGGCCGGGGTACGTCGACAGCCGACGGGCTGGCTATCGCCCGCGCCGTCACGGAGTATCTCCACGACGAGATCGGCGCGTACACGCTGTTTGCGACCCACCACCACGACCTGACTGCCGTCGCTGCGGCCCTGCCCGGGGCGACCAACCGGCACTTCGAGACCAGCCGCGAGAACGGCGACGTGTGCTTCGATCACGACCTCGCGCCCGGTCCCGCGGCGGCCTCCTACGGCATCGAAGTGGCGAGCATGGCCGGCGTCCCCGAACCGGTCGTCGACCGGTCACGGGGCCTCCTAGCGGATGCAGAGGCGGCCGATACGAACGAAGATGAGGTGAGAACTACCGGGGAATCAGAAGGAGAGATGGCTGATTCTGACGCGAATGCCGCTGCCGCGGAGACGACTGGACCGAGCAGAAACGGCACAGCGTCGGCTTCGGATGGTGAGGCGACAGCAGACGGCCACACACAGGAGACACTTCGGACGAACGGAGCCGCCGCCGAGGGCGAATTGCCGGAATCGGTGGCACAGCAGTTGGCGTCGCTCGACGTCGCGACGATGACGCCGATAGAGGCGATGAACGCGCTCGCGGACCTGCAGGACCGACTCGAATAACAGGCGGTCAGTTGTCGCTATCAGCGGCCCGTTCGTCGTGCGGGCAAGCGAACATCGTCGCGACGAGTTTCTGTTCGGCAGCTCGCAAGTGCTTGTGGAGCGTTGGCTCCGAGATATCGAGAAGTGCAGCCAGATCCGCAGCCGTCGCACCGCGGGGCCAGTTGTAGTAGCCCGCTTCGTGAGCCGTCGAGAGGACTTCCCGCTGGCGGTCGGTCAGCGACTCGGAGTTTGACGCGTAGTTTTTGAAGCCGAACAGCGGTACGATGGACTCACGCTGTTTCTTCGCCGCGAGTTCGGCCTCTGGATGGGCCGTCAGGAACGAATCGATAACCGCAGCCGTCTTGGTCTGATCCGGAACATCGGCTACGATAGTCCCCTGTCCATCAACACTCCGGGCAGTCTGTGGTACCGCCCCGAGGTCCGCGAGCGAGACAACGGGACAGTTATCCTGTACGTCTATCTCGACGAGCCCACCGTCGCTGGTGCGCTCAAGCACCCGCGCCTCACCGCCGTTGTTGTCCTCGATGCGCTCGACAAGCCGGTCAGGACGAGTGTCCGTGACTGAAAAAAACTCCGCGTACGTGTCGTCCGTCTTCGGGAGACATTTTTCAAGAATTACGGAACACGATTCGGCTGCAGACACCGAGACAAAGGGATAGGACCCATCAGAGAGAGCAAACTCCACGCGGGTCACCGCCCGGCCGTTACCAGACTGTTGGGACATACATAAATGTAGCCAGCATTTCGTGAAGAATGTTGGCATACAGCGTGTTTCGCCGTTTACTATACTAGCCATGCTGAACTTTACAGCTACAAGATAAATCCGGCATGAGGTCAGAGAACCGTGTCTGGAACATCACCAACCACTATAGAAGTCCACGGCACCGGCCAGTCTATCGTCACGGCAGTCGTTCGCGCCGTCGCAACCGCGGAGGGACGGCCGGTCGAGACGCTGCCGCCGTTGGCCGACAGTATCAACCCAGATGCACTGACGACGTGCATCGCTGATTCCAACACCGACGGCCATGTGGCGTTCGACTACAGCGGCTACCGCGTGGTCGTCGACACCGATGGAACGGTCACCGTTGACGGATAGCTTCGCCATCCAACCGTGTGGCGACTGCGGCAGTCAACGCGGGTACAAGACTGACAGCTCCGTGGGAAAAGAACAGAGCAGTTACGGCGGCTCCAGCGAGACGAACTCCAATCCCTTCTCGGCGAGCAACTGACGCGCCCGGTCAGTCACCGAGGGCGCAACG
The Haloarcula sp. CBA1129 genome window above contains:
- the thsB gene encoding thermosome subunit beta, with amino-acid sequence MSQRQMQGQPMIILGEDSQRMKDKSAQEHNISAARAVAESVRSTLGPKGMDKMLVSSMGDVTVTNDGVTILTEMDIDNPTASMIVEVAETQEDEAGDGTTSAVAIAGELLKNAEDLLEQDIHPTAIIKGFNMAATEAKAELDDIATEVDPDDEELLKKVAETSMTGKGAELNKELLAQLIVDAVNAVTVEAEDGSVIADLEYLNIETQTGSSAGNSELLEGAVIDKDPVHEEMPTEADDADILLVDTAIELDETEVDAQLSVDDPSQLQNFLDKEEQQLKQMVDQIADTGADVVFCQKGIDDMAQHYLAEKGILAVRRAKKSDIEFLKEVLGANVVSDLASATAEDLGHGSVTRDDAEGLFYVEGSGDEAHGVTLLLRGSTDHVVDELERGVTDALDVVASTVANGSVLGGGGAPEVEVARRLRDYADSVEGREQLAIESFADALEIIPRTLAENAGLDSIDTLVDLRAAHEDGDVSAGLNVFSGDVENTLDTGVVEPAHAKRQAISSAAEAANLVLKIDDIIAAGELSTSGGDEGGPGGPGGAPGGMGGMGGGMGGMM
- the mutS gene encoding DNA mismatch repair protein MutS, giving the protein MDAALGPPEKMAELEEDLTPMMAQYYELCRQYDDALVLFQVGDFYEAFCAAAQRVARLCEITLTQREDSTGEYPMAGIPIDNAESYVETLLDAGYRVAIADQVEDPDEVSGVVERAVTRIVTPGTLTESELLGGADNNYVAALTEGERYGLALLDVSTGDCYATSVGSESAVADELSRFGPAEAIVGPDVDVDRDAVFGPACLVTRYDADAFDRERAADRVGQYFGPPERLLAGDAEIRACGGLLAYAEYTRGSSGAVGPDGEPVDADVDPAGTLDYLNHLTRYDPREYMLLDAVAVESLELFERRSVRGHENRTLVDTVDETACALGRRKLTDWLRRPLLDADRIEARHGAVAELQRDPATREALSDLLAEVYDLERLISRVSRGRANARDLRSLAATLSVVPEIRNQLADADARLLADLHATLDPLTETREEIEAAIRPDPPQEVTEGGVIREGYDEELDRLRSTEQSGKEWIDELEASERERTGIDSLKVGHTSVHGYYIEVTNANLDSVPEDYQRRQTLKNSERYYTPELKEREEEILRAESAADDLEYDLFCAVRDEVADEAERVQALADRLARLDVLVSFAEVAAQYDYCRPTVGSDGIDITAGRHPVVERTEDAFVPNDTRLGSGPVAESGDGSGDGVAADDIQPFLAVVTGPNMSGKSTYMRQVALICLLAQAGGFVPAKAADLPILDRVFTRVGASDDIAGGRSTFMIEMTELATILDAATADSLVLLDEVGRGTSTADGLAIARAVTEYLHDEIGAYTLFATHHHDLTAVAAALPGATNRHFETSRENGDVCFDHDLAPGPAAASYGIEVASMAGVPEPVVDRSRGLLADAEAADTNEDEVRTTGESEGEMADSDANAAAAETTGPSRNGTASASDGEATADGHTQETLRTNGAAAEGELPESVAQQLASLDVATMTPIEAMNALADLQDRLE
- a CDS encoding HalOD1 output domain-containing protein → MSGTSPTTIEVHGTGQSIVTAVVRAVATAEGRPVETLPPLADSINPDALTTCIADSNTDGHVAFDYSGYRVVVDTDGTVTVDG
- a CDS encoding ornithine cyclodeaminase family protein produces the protein MQTLLLGADAVEDHATMPAVIDAVAAAFAADAKENTIMPAKSYIDLPQYNGDFRSMPAYVNAETWDAAAVKWVNVHPDNPRDHDLPTVLGTLIYSDPETAFPLAVMDGTVLTRLRTGAAAAVATDHLAVDDADSLGLVGAGTQAATQLAAISSVRNIETVVVADRDAEKQQAFVDAFADRFDVRAGTIEAAAGCDVLSTITPVESPIVDREWLGEHTHVNAIGADAAGKQEHDERTLLDAKLVIDNYEQCTHSGEINVPWGEGVLTDHDLHGELGDIVAGTLSGRTDDDGVTVFDSTGLAIQDVATAHVVYENARAAGDGTPFPLVDTDTS
- a CDS encoding HAMP domain-containing sensor histidine kinase, with amino-acid sequence MGSKSVLVVATDGLDTATLESALDETAASITQLSSLTDLFDTLTYSAFHALVLPETADGQSGTDIAYGVKKLFPDLPVIVAGADPAAVPDNLDVRAVESSTHLEDAVAEAVRDSLDAEPPTVAGRLPSPMETLLLSLFNELPDHLYAKDEQARHVLMGRGFNEPTDRLGLTDVEVPELDDEHAKAALRDEMDVIEEEIDQIEVEEFLDLDASYVRTRKMPWYDSTGDVQGIVGHTQNITERKLREHAFRRQNERMVKVALVASHELRNELQIAYGQLEGLADCDGPTDEIEESLSQISTIIDTVVELSTSDPNGQIQHDEIEQVPKRKHMWLSRLSREVWDTLADSEARLTFDGDTRIVADQESAGLLLQILFQNALEHAGPSVTVTVGTTADGFFVADDGPGIDVDPPERVFDAGHTAVAENTGFGLYVARRVAADHGWTISMSESESGGARFDIGNVDCQA
- a CDS encoding helix-turn-helix domain-containing protein, with translation MSQQSGNGRAVTRVEFALSDGSYPFVSVSAAESCSVILEKCLPKTDDTYAEFFSVTDTRPDRLVERIEDNNGGEARVLERTSDGGLVEIDVQDNCPVVSLADLGAVPQTARSVDGQGTIVADVPDQTKTAAVIDSFLTAHPEAELAAKKQRESIVPLFGFKNYASNSESLTDRQREVLSTAHEAGYYNWPRGATAADLAALLDISEPTLHKHLRAAEQKLVATMFACPHDERAADSDN